The proteins below come from a single Esox lucius isolate fEsoLuc1 chromosome 7, fEsoLuc1.pri, whole genome shotgun sequence genomic window:
- the crebzf gene encoding CREB/ATF bZIP transcription factor isoform X2 translates to MITRRKSRSDFDAEVHTSNSPFGVEVTDFVDIREQFKTSASEEMSSENGDSTVGLELDDLFGIDSLNWTFEKDAVSPLFNTGLGDTTDQDFGIGGSRTPSPEGMSAGRKRKWRNDPSGRMNNKNAIAARMNRLKKKEYVNGLENKVGTLSSENRTLKQENSQLNKRVEELEDETRYLRAVLANESMLAQLLSRLSGVNGMKLSSSLFQGSNKNGDHDYALPRKRVKVEEKETSGGVCLHVDKNHVSVEFCTKCAESASASLKM, encoded by the coding sequence ATGATCACCAGAAGAAAAAGTCGTTCAGATTTTGATGCAGAGGTGCACACCTCAAATTCCCCTTTTGGGGTTGAAGTCACTGACTTTGTTGACATTAGAGAACAATTTAAAACTAGTGCCTCTGAAGAAATGAGCTCAGAGAATGGAGATAGTACAGTCGGATTAGAACTGGATGATTTATTTGGAATAGACTCGTTAAACTGGACATTTGAGAAGGATGCGGTCTCTCCTCTTTTCAATACTGGATTGGGTGACACGACGGATCAAGATTTTGGAATCGGCGGATCCAGGACCCCGTCGCCAGAAGGAATGTCTGCTGGTCGGAAAAGGAAGTGGAGAAATGACCCTTCTGGACGCATGAACAACAAGAATGCCATCGCTGCAAGAATGAATCGCCTGAAAAAGAAGGAATATGTCAATGGCCTGGAGaataaagttgggacactgtccTCAGAAAACCGCACTCTCAAACAGGAAAACAGCCAATTAAATAAGAGGGTGGAGGAGTTGGAAGACGAGACTAGGTACCTCAGAGCCGTGTTGGCCAACGAGAGCATGTTAGCCCAGCTGTTGTCGAGGCTGAGCGGTGTGAACGGCATGAAATTGTCTTCCTCACTTTTCCAGGGGTCCAACAAGAACGGTGACCATGATTATGCCTTGCCCAGGAAACGTGTGAAGGTCGAGGAGAAGGAAACCTCTGGTGGTGTCTGTCTGCACGTGGACAAAAATCACGTCTCGGTGGAGTTCTGCACCAAGTGTGCAGAGAGTGCAAGTGCATCACTCAAAATGTAG
- the tmem126a gene encoding transmembrane protein 126A isoform X1: MSENSIVEEKGAGVTIPSRAVVIQMLAEKFERLPELDRKIFNYGPLYLGGNAALAGLIANSFYRRALNVTQGLFTSSLPMAVLPFLTTVAMYNVAVSKPLLSGDLNCPTCVLIRGALVGAVGAGIYPIVLALPVNAGLATRYNTAPMPEKGNILRFWKKITQPVLRKMGFVIVLQVFFSTYLSSKHFDTYLKMLQLSTPDSKVLKD; encoded by the exons ATGTCAGAAAACAGTATCGTTGAAGAGAAAGGTGCCGGCGTCACAATCCCTAGCAGAGCAGTGGTTATTCAGATGTTGGCGGAAAAATTCGAACGGCTGCCTGAGCTCGACAG aaaaatatttaactATGGCCCTCTGTATCTGGGAGGTAATGCCGCATTGGCAGGACTGATTGCCAACAGCTTCTACAGGAGAGCACTGAATGTCACTCAAGGGCTTTtcacatcaagtctcccaatgGCTGTCCTACCATTCTTGACAACAGTGGCCATGTATAATGTAGCCGTGTCCAAACCATTGTTGTCAG GTGACCTTAATTGTCCAACTTGTGTCCTGATAAGAGGTGCACTAGTTGGTGCAGTTGGTGCTGGCATATATCCTATTGTGTTGGCTTTGCCAGTAAATGCAGGTCTTGCAACAAG GTACAACACAGCGCCAATGCCCGAAAAGGGAAACATTCTTCGTTTTTGGAAGAAGATTACCCAGCCAGTCTTGAGGAAAATGGGTTTTGTGATAGTGCTACAGGTGTTCTTTAGCACCTACCTGAGCTCCAAGCACTTCGACACCTACTTGAAGATGCTTCAGTTGTCCACTCCAGACAGCAAAGTGCTTAaggattaa
- the crebzf gene encoding CREB/ATF bZIP transcription factor isoform X1 produces MITRRKSRSDFDAEVHTSNSPFGVEVTDFVDIREQFKTSASEEMSSENGDSTVGLELDDLFGIDSLNWTFEKDAVSPLFNTGLGDTTDQDFGIGGSRTPSPEGMSAGRKRKWRNDPSGRMNNKNAIAARMNRLKKKEYVNGLENKVGTLSSENRTLKQENSQLNKRVEELEDETRYLRAVLANESMLAQLLSRLSGVNGMKLSSSLFQGSNKNGDHDYALPRKRVKVEEKETSGGVCLHVDKNHVSVEFCTKCAESASASLKIFLLGEDCSTMLDEWLTEHPCLLGSMWIPLLRKLKRRDPLLPTWSGIFLKVV; encoded by the exons ATGATCACCAGAAGAAAAAGTCGTTCAGATTTTGATGCAGAGGTGCACACCTCAAATTCCCCTTTTGGGGTTGAAGTCACTGACTTTGTTGACATTAGAGAACAATTTAAAACTAGTGCCTCTGAAGAAATGAGCTCAGAGAATGGAGATAGTACAGTCGGATTAGAACTGGATGATTTATTTGGAATAGACTCGTTAAACTGGACATTTGAGAAGGATGCGGTCTCTCCTCTTTTCAATACTGGATTGGGTGACACGACGGATCAAGATTTTGGAATCGGCGGATCCAGGACCCCGTCGCCAGAAGGAATGTCTGCTGGTCGGAAAAGGAAGTGGAGAAATGACCCTTCTGGACGCATGAACAACAAGAATGCCATCGCTGCAAGAATGAATCGCCTGAAAAAGAAGGAATATGTCAATGGCCTGGAGaataaagttgggacactgtccTCAGAAAACCGCACTCTCAAACAGGAAAACAGCCAATTAAATAAGAGGGTGGAGGAGTTGGAAGACGAGACTAGGTACCTCAGAGCCGTGTTGGCCAACGAGAGCATGTTAGCCCAGCTGTTGTCGAGGCTGAGCGGTGTGAACGGCATGAAATTGTCTTCCTCACTTTTCCAGGGGTCCAACAAGAACGGTGACCATGATTATGCCTTGCCCAGGAAACGTGTGAAGGTCGAGGAGAAGGAAACCTCTGGTGGTGTCTGTCTGCACGTGGACAAAAATCACGTCTCGGTGGAGTTCTGCACCAAGTGTGCAGAGAGTGCAAGTGCATCACTCAAAAT TTTTCTCCTAGGTGAGGATTGTTCTACCATGCTGGATGAATGGCTTACAGAACATCCCTGTCTGCTTGGCTCCATG TGGATTCCGCTGTTGAGGAAGCTGAAGAGGCGGGACCCGCTGCTGCCAACTTGGTCtggtatttttttaaaggtagTATAA